From the genome of Azospirillum sp. TSA2s, one region includes:
- a CDS encoding DUF6502 family protein, translating into MPTRSPQPDRPSEAGITGAAPPPALLSAVRRVLVPLVRTLIGFGISWPMLATLLKSVYVEVAERGFALPGKPMTDSRITLLTGVHRKDVSQIRGAPPAAEAAAAAAPSLGSQVLSRWLTDPGFLDAAGRPLPLPRSSASDREPGFETLVTGISKDIRPRALLDELLHAGLVTERPDGLLDLAEAAHVPRGDLDKLAYYYGRNLADHLAASGHNLAGGTPPFLERALAYDRLSPDSIAALRHEADRLGMAMLVELNRMAADLADGDAGRDDASHRFTAGLYLYDEDEAPVPAQQHAGSGGGAGAS; encoded by the coding sequence GCGGTGCGCCGTGTGCTGGTCCCGCTGGTGCGGACGCTGATCGGCTTCGGGATTTCCTGGCCGATGCTGGCGACCCTGCTGAAGTCGGTGTATGTCGAAGTGGCGGAGCGTGGCTTCGCGCTGCCCGGAAAGCCGATGACCGACAGCCGCATCACCTTGCTGACCGGCGTCCACCGCAAGGACGTCAGCCAGATCCGGGGCGCTCCGCCGGCTGCGGAAGCCGCCGCCGCCGCCGCGCCGTCGCTGGGGTCGCAGGTGCTGAGCCGCTGGCTGACCGATCCCGGCTTCCTCGATGCCGCCGGCCGCCCCCTCCCCCTCCCCCGCAGTTCCGCTTCGGACCGCGAGCCCGGTTTCGAGACGCTGGTGACCGGCATCAGCAAGGACATCCGCCCGCGCGCCCTGCTGGACGAACTGCTGCATGCCGGGCTGGTGACGGAACGGCCCGACGGCCTGCTCGACCTTGCCGAGGCGGCGCATGTGCCGCGTGGCGACCTGGACAAGCTCGCCTATTATTACGGCCGCAACCTCGCCGACCATCTGGCGGCGTCCGGGCATAATCTGGCCGGCGGCACCCCGCCTTTCCTGGAGCGGGCGCTGGCCTATGACCGGCTCAGCCCCGATTCCATCGCCGCCCTGCGCCACGAAGCCGACCGGCTGGGCATGGCGATGCTGGTCGAGCTGAACCGCATGGCGGCGGATCTCGCCGACGGCGATGCCGGCCGCGACGACGCCAGCCACCGCTTCACCGCCGGCCTCTATCTCTATGACGAGGACGAGGCACCCGTTCCTGCGCAGCAACATGCCGGCTCCGGCGGGGGAGCAGGCGCATCGTGA